Genomic window (Paenibacillus sp. 37):
CAAGCCTCTTCCTAATCAATTACACAGGAAGAGGCTTGTTTGTTTAGAAATAAAAACGGTTGAAACCTACTCTAAAACGAGTTATTGTAAGCGATAACAATACATTATATGGAGGTTGAAATCATGGTTGATGTTATTTTAAAGGCGGATTCGGATCAAGGATTAATAAATCGCAATATATATGGTCATTTTTCCGAACACTTGGGACGTTGTGTTTATGAGGGGCTGTGGGTAGGAGAAGATTCACCTATTCCGAATACGGATGGGATTCGAAATGATGTATTGACGGCCTTGCAGAAGCTTAATATTCCAGTACTTCGCTGGCCAGGCGGTTGTTTTGCCGATGAATATCACTGGAAAGATGGTGTAGGTCCGAAGAGTGAGCGTGCTCGTATGATCAATACACACTGGGGCGGTGTGGAAGAGAACAATCACTTTGGTACACATGAATTCTTGAGATTATGTGAGTTGCTGGGCACGGAGCCATACATCAGTGGCAACCTGGGTAGCGGTACAGTGCAGGAGATGCAGGAATGGGTGGAGTACATCACGTTTGACGGCGAATCGCCGATGGCGAACTGGCGTAAGAGTAACGGTAGGGAAGAACCGTGGAAAATGAAGTATTTTGGCGTGGGAAATGAGAACTGGGGATGCGGCGGCAATATGCGTCCTGAATATTATGCGGATGAATATCGCCGGTATGCTACATATGTACGAAACTATTCCGGGAACGAGATTTATAAAATCGCTTGCGGTCCGAACGAAGGTAACTATGAATGGATGGAAGTCCTGATGCGGGAGGCTGCTCGCTTTATGGATGGAATCAGTCTTCATTATTACACCATCCCTACAGGAGAGTGGAACGATAAAGGCGCAGCTACAGGATTTGATGAGGCTGAATGGTTCACCACCTTGAAAAAGACGCTCCATATGGATGAATTACTGGTGAAGCACTCCGAGATTATGGACAAATATGATCCAGAGGGCAGAGTTGGCATTATTGTGGACGAATGGGGCACGTGGTATAACGTTGAGCCAGGAACTAATCCAGGGTTCCTATATCAACAGAATACGATGCGGGACGCTGTGCTTGCAGGTGTTAACCTGAATATTTTCAACCAACATAATAAACGGGTACACATGGCAAATCTTGCTCAGATCGTCAATGTGCTTCAATCGCTTGTGCTCACGGAAGGGGACAAAATGCTCCTGACCCCTACGTATCATGTATTTGATATGTATCAGGTCCATATGGACGCACAGCGACTGGATTTGAATTATGAAAGCCCAGGATACACATTCGGAGAAGAGACCATTCCGCAGCTCAGCTTATCAGCTTCCCGCAACAAGGATGGGGTCATTCATGTGACAGCTTGTAATCTGAGTCACACGGATGAGTTGGAAGTTGTGTGTCAGCTGGACGCAACTCAAGCGGCTAAAGTAACCGGGCAGATTCTGCACCATACTGATTTTGGTGCATTCAATACCTTTGAACAGCCGAATCGTGTTCAGCCTGTGGCGTGGGAAGGACTCACACTGGAGAATAACATACTGCGTTTTGTTCTTCCTCCAGCATCGGTTGGGGTCATCGCTGTCGAGGGTTAATGATGAAAAGGCAGGAACCTTGCAAAGGCTGTAATGATCAGTACGATGTGAAGATTAGCGATGCCAAAATGGCCAAACTTGTGGAGATTGCCTCACGTTCGCGTCCGACGGTACAGGATGAGGAATATGAACGTCGGCTATCTATCTGCTCTGCTTGTCCGGGATTGCAATATGGCACAACTTGTCGGCATTGTGGTTGTCTCGTACAGGTGCGAGCGAAGCTGAGTGAGTCGACATGTCCTTTTCCTTATGAATCGCAATGGGCCTGATCGGATGAACGAATCTTATTATAATGAAGCAAAAGGGAGTTGCACTTTACGGGTGCGGCTCTTCTTTTTTGGCTTGATGAGGAAAAAACTCTGAATTTGGATTTGAATTGAGCGAGGGAACTGGATATAGTTATACAGTAGAGTGTAGGATAGCGAGCTATCCGGGAATATGAGCGCGTATAGCGACACAACAATACGGGAAGGGCTGTTCTCACCAGCCGTGCCTGATTTTGCGTCGCCTCGAATATAATGGAGGTTAACATTCATGTCGAACATGCGACCGGTACACATCCGGCTGCACAGCCGTTATGAAGGTGAAGATGTGCTGCAGGAAATGCAGGGTGAAGCCGTGTTAAAAGGGTCTGTTCTTTATGTTCGTTATGAAGAACCGCAGGTTGGACCTGAGGGAGGTACAACCCGTACAACATTGAAGCTGGGCGGACAATCCATCAAGATTATACGTCATGGTGAGGTGGAATCGGAGCAGACTTTTGAATTGAATCGGAAGCTTCCTGGTTTCTACCGATCACCATACATGTCGTTTGCCCTGTCCACGCATACACAGAAGCTGGAATTTTCCATTCAGGGATTGAGCGCACGCGCAGCGTGGAGCTACGACTTTTACCGCTTTGATGAAGAATCCGGACATTTCGCGATTAGTTTGCATATACAGGAGGAACCAATTTCATGACACGTAATCCACTAGATACGATTAACGAACGGGTAAGCACGGCCATTGGTAACGCCATTGTGGCGGCCGGGATTGTTACGCAGGACGAATTGCCAGCTATCACATTGGAAGTGCCGCGTGAGAAGACGCACGGAGACTTGGCGACCAATGCTGCCATGCAGCTGACCAAGATTGCCAAGCGCAATCCGCGTCAGATTGCTGAAGAGATCATTGCCAATCTGAATCTGGCTGAAGCCGGAATCGAGAAGGCTGAGATTGCGGGCCCAGGATTCATTAACTTCAAATTGGACAAGAGCTACCTCTATCCAGTACTTGCGCTTGTGCAGGAGCAGGGTAAAGATTACGGAAGAATTAACATCGGAGAAGGACGTAAAGTCGAGATGGAGTTTGTCAGTGCCAACCCGACAGGCAGCTTGCATCTGGGTCATGCCCGTGGAGCAGCTGTAGGTGATGCACTATGTAACATCCTTGATTATGCAGGATATGATGTAACCCGTGAATACTACATTAATGATGCAGGTAATCAGGTGTTTAATCTGGCTCGTTCCATTGAAGCTCGTTATCTGCAAGAGTTGGGTCAGGATGCTGAGATGCCTGAAGACGGTTATCACGGTGAAGATATTAAAGGATTCGCCAAGCAGCTTGTCGCTGAAAAGGGTGACGAATTGCTGTCCATGCATCCGGGTGACCGTGCGGCTTATTTCCGTGACTTTGGTCTGGAGAAGGAACTGGACAAGATCAAACGTGACTTGAATCGCTTCCGTGTTAACTTTGACATCTGGTTCAGCGAAACTTCCCTGTACGACAACGGAGAAGTGCTGCGAGTACTTGATGAATTGCGTGACCGCAATGAGATCTATGAGCAAGATGGAGCAACTTGGTTGAAAACGATGCAGTACGGTGACGACAAAGAACGTGTATTGATCAAGAACGATGGCACGTATACTTACCTGACGCCAGATATTGCTTATCACCGCGACAAATATGCTCGTGGATACGACACGATGATCAACATCTGGGGTGCCGATCACCATGGATATATTCCACGGATGAAAGCGGCGATGCAAGCACTGGGTAATGACCCTGAGAAACTGGTGGTCTTGATTGCACAGATGGTGAGCCTGTTCCAGAACGGTGAAAAAGTGAAGATGTCCAAGCGTACAGGTAAAGCTGTAACGATGGAAGATCTGATGGATGAAGTCGGGATTGATGCGATCCGTTACTTCTTCACAATGCGCAGCATGGACTCCCATCTGGACTTTGACATGGACCTTGCCATTTCCACATCCAATGAGAATCCGGTATTCTACGTACAATACGCGCATGCACGTGTATGCAGCGTATACCGTCAGGCTGAGGAACAAGGTATTGAACTGCTGCCACTGGCACAGATTGACCTGTCCAAGCTGACAACAGAGCACGAGTATGACCTTCTCCGCAAAATGGGAGAGTTGCCTGAGGAAATCTCGGCAGCAGCAACGGGATATGCGCCTCATCGTATCATCCGTTATGTATACGAGCTGGCATCCCTGTTCCACAGCTACTACCGTGCAGAACGTGTCATTACGGAAGACGCGCAGCAAACTCAAGCACGTCTGGCACTAATCGGTGCTGTGCGTACCGTTATCGCAACAGCGCTTCGTCTGGTAGGCGTAACCGCTCCTGACAAAATGTAAATTCCAGGCTCGCGGCCTATCCGCCGCTCTGCCTAAGGCAAAAAGTCTCCATGTCCACGTTGAAGTTGCAACGTGGACATGGAGACTTTTTTTGTTGTGTACCCGGAGCTGAAGAAAACGAAATGCCTGGTCCATCCAAGGCACACTAACCTGCTCTGACATCACAGTGGGCGTAACCTAGAGTCACAGCCACTACGTAATACTCCCTCGTGCGTATTACCTGGGCAGGGCTGCAGCGTTTTCGCCATGAGCCTCAATCAAGTTCTGCTGACGGCTGACAGAGCTGATTCATTCCCCGCCCTCCTGCATTAGCTTCAGGGCATCAATCTCACCACCACGCACCTTGCTTTTTGCTGTGGTAGTCTTGCGAGCGCGCAACGGGATCGTAGCGCGTTTGACGAGTGTCTTGATTTCACTAGGGGATAACCCCGGATGTCTGGAGAGCAGCAAGGCGATAGCGCCGCTCACATGGGAGGTCGCCATGGAGGTTCCGCTCATCTCGTGATGTTTGCCTTGTACCCAGGAGGAGACGATCTTATCACCGGGTGCATAGACATCCACATATGCGCCACGATTGCTGAAGGACGCAATACGTCTGTTTTTGTCGGTTGCCCCAACAGATATGGTCTGGGGATACCGTGCAGGGTAATCAATACTGCGGCGTTTGCCATCATTTCCTGATGAAGCAACAATAACGATTCCAGCATGGTACGCACGGTTGACAACGTCAAGAAGCGCCTTGCTGCGTGTTTTCATGCCAAAGCTCATATTGATGATATCGACCTTGTTGCGTACACACCAGTCGATGCCAAGTACAATGTCGGATACATAAGCCGATCCGTTGTGGTCAAATGCTTTCACCGGATAGATCAGGGAGCGTGGAGCTACACCAATCATGCCTGCGGTACTGTTGGCAGCAGCGATAGTCCCTGCAATGTGGGTGCCGTGTCCGTTATCATCATGAGGAAGCAGGCTGCGGTTTAACAGATTGATTCCGCGTGCCAGGGAATAACGAAGATCAGGATGGTGATAATCAGCACCTGTATCAATCACACCGATTTTAATCCGGTGTCCGGTAGACACAGACCATACTTTGGGCGCCCGAATCTGCTTCACTCCCCAGGGTATGCCTTGAGCATTGCTTGGTTTGCTGTGGAGTGCGGTGGCATGAAGGGAGATGGGAACGTCTGCTTCAATCGTAATTTCATCCCCATAGCGGTATAGGTCCTCCGGGCGTTGGACTGGAGCGATAATGGAACGAGCCAGTCGAGAGGAACGGACAGCCCCAAGGTCTGTGAATTCATTCCGCATTCGGGACAATTCTACGAGACAGGCCTCGTACTGCTGCGGTTTGGCAAATCGGATCAAATATCGCCCTCCCTGTTCTGGTTCAGGGC
Coding sequences:
- a CDS encoding DUF6171 family protein; the encoded protein is MKISDAKMAKLVEIASRSRPTVQDEEYERRLSICSACPGLQYGTTCRHCGCLVQVRAKLSESTCPFPYESQWA
- a CDS encoding DUF1934 domain-containing protein, with amino-acid sequence MSNMRPVHIRLHSRYEGEDVLQEMQGEAVLKGSVLYVRYEEPQVGPEGGTTRTTLKLGGQSIKIIRHGEVESEQTFELNRKLPGFYRSPYMSFALSTHTQKLEFSIQGLSARAAWSYDFYRFDEESGHFAISLHIQEEPIS
- the argS gene encoding arginine--tRNA ligase, whose product is MTRNPLDTINERVSTAIGNAIVAAGIVTQDELPAITLEVPREKTHGDLATNAAMQLTKIAKRNPRQIAEEIIANLNLAEAGIEKAEIAGPGFINFKLDKSYLYPVLALVQEQGKDYGRINIGEGRKVEMEFVSANPTGSLHLGHARGAAVGDALCNILDYAGYDVTREYYINDAGNQVFNLARSIEARYLQELGQDAEMPEDGYHGEDIKGFAKQLVAEKGDELLSMHPGDRAAYFRDFGLEKELDKIKRDLNRFRVNFDIWFSETSLYDNGEVLRVLDELRDRNEIYEQDGATWLKTMQYGDDKERVLIKNDGTYTYLTPDIAYHRDKYARGYDTMINIWGADHHGYIPRMKAAMQALGNDPEKLVVLIAQMVSLFQNGEKVKMSKRTGKAVTMEDLMDEVGIDAIRYFFTMRSMDSHLDFDMDLAISTSNENPVFYVQYAHARVCSVYRQAEEQGIELLPLAQIDLSKLTTEHEYDLLRKMGELPEEISAAATGYAPHRIIRYVYELASLFHSYYRAERVITEDAQQTQARLALIGAVRTVIATALRLVGVTAPDKM
- a CDS encoding S8 family peptidase, with product MDYTGLLHQLIDGMRRPEPEQGGRYLIRFAKPQQYEACLVELSRMRNEFTDLGAVRSSRLARSIIAPVQRPEDLYRYGDEITIEADVPISLHATALHSKPSNAQGIPWGVKQIRAPKVWSVSTGHRIKIGVIDTGADYHHPDLRYSLARGINLLNRSLLPHDDNGHGTHIAGTIAAANSTAGMIGVAPRSLIYPVKAFDHNGSAYVSDIVLGIDWCVRNKVDIINMSFGMKTRSKALLDVVNRAYHAGIVIVASSGNDGKRRSIDYPARYPQTISVGATDKNRRIASFSNRGAYVDVYAPGDKIVSSWVQGKHHEMSGTSMATSHVSGAIALLLSRHPGLSPSEIKTLVKRATIPLRARKTTTAKSKVRGGEIDALKLMQEGGE
- a CDS encoding alpha-N-arabinofuranosidase — translated: MVDVILKADSDQGLINRNIYGHFSEHLGRCVYEGLWVGEDSPIPNTDGIRNDVLTALQKLNIPVLRWPGGCFADEYHWKDGVGPKSERARMINTHWGGVEENNHFGTHEFLRLCELLGTEPYISGNLGSGTVQEMQEWVEYITFDGESPMANWRKSNGREEPWKMKYFGVGNENWGCGGNMRPEYYADEYRRYATYVRNYSGNEIYKIACGPNEGNYEWMEVLMREAARFMDGISLHYYTIPTGEWNDKGAATGFDEAEWFTTLKKTLHMDELLVKHSEIMDKYDPEGRVGIIVDEWGTWYNVEPGTNPGFLYQQNTMRDAVLAGVNLNIFNQHNKRVHMANLAQIVNVLQSLVLTEGDKMLLTPTYHVFDMYQVHMDAQRLDLNYESPGYTFGEETIPQLSLSASRNKDGVIHVTACNLSHTDELEVVCQLDATQAAKVTGQILHHTDFGAFNTFEQPNRVQPVAWEGLTLENNILRFVLPPASVGVIAVEG